In Sodalis ligni, a single genomic region encodes these proteins:
- a CDS encoding GntR family transcriptional regulator, translating to MSSWYGLKTVIFSQDKDDEIYHAIVKAIVEHQLPPGSKLPEESLAAVFGVSRTGIRKVLQRLGAVQLITLTPKRGAQVATPGVDEARNVLATRCMLECANLPAVVERCEAAHITALKTIMDEEQQAHEARDGATAIRLSALFHVQLQAISGNDVLTQMVSQLTLRSSLVISAYGAPWQQGCRCHDHQELLDLLKSGRSGALAERMKRHFDEILANLRFERSGETAPDFARLFGIAAKGESV from the coding sequence ATGTCCAGTTGGTACGGGCTAAAAACCGTCATTTTTTCGCAAGATAAAGACGATGAAATCTACCATGCAATCGTTAAAGCCATTGTTGAGCACCAACTGCCGCCGGGCAGCAAATTGCCGGAAGAGTCGCTGGCTGCGGTGTTCGGCGTGAGCCGCACCGGCATCAGAAAAGTGCTGCAGCGCCTCGGGGCGGTGCAATTGATTACGCTTACGCCCAAACGCGGTGCGCAGGTGGCGACGCCCGGCGTGGATGAAGCCCGCAATGTGCTCGCCACCCGCTGCATGCTGGAGTGCGCGAATCTGCCGGCGGTGGTGGAACGATGCGAAGCGGCGCATATCACTGCCCTCAAGACCATCATGGATGAGGAGCAACAGGCTCATGAGGCCCGGGACGGCGCGACGGCAATACGCCTGTCGGCCCTGTTCCACGTGCAGCTGCAGGCCATCTCCGGCAATGATGTCCTGACCCAGATGGTATCGCAGCTTACGCTGCGCTCGTCGCTGGTGATTTCCGCTTATGGCGCTCCCTGGCAGCAGGGTTGCCGTTGCCACGATCATCAGGAGCTGCTTGACCTGTTGAAAAGCGGCCGCTCCGGGGCATTGGCGGAGCGGATGAAGCGCCATTTCGACGAAATTCTGGCAAATTTGCGGTTTGAACGCAGCGGTGAAACCGCGCCGGACTTCGCCCGCCTGTTCGGTATCGCCGCCAAGGGAGAATCGGTATGA
- a CDS encoding class I SAM-dependent methyltransferase, with product MKPAQITQPIVAPTSWDDLPYGDNYRRALEASLQPWWPKLFGFHLLKIGALSAELDTESCAVSHQVNVGVEGGTLHVVADPYQLPFANKSTDACLLAHTLSYTSDPHRLLREVDRVLIDDGWLIITTFNPVSLLGLGKICPILQSRQPYRSRMYTQMRLMDWLSVLNFEVLHRSRFQVLPWRRRGGRLLSEHLPAIGCLSVIVARKRTFPLTLNPLKSKSLAASLRRTVGAASRSS from the coding sequence ATGAAACCAGCGCAAATTACGCAGCCTATTGTCGCGCCAACCTCATGGGATGACCTCCCATATGGAGATAACTATCGCCGGGCTTTAGAGGCCAGTCTGCAGCCCTGGTGGCCGAAATTGTTTGGGTTTCATTTATTGAAGATCGGTGCGTTAAGCGCCGAGCTGGACACTGAAAGCTGCGCGGTATCGCACCAGGTGAATGTGGGCGTTGAAGGGGGAACGCTGCACGTGGTGGCGGATCCCTATCAGCTGCCCTTTGCGAATAAATCCACCGATGCCTGCCTGTTGGCGCATACGCTGTCTTATACCTCGGATCCGCATCGTCTGCTCAGGGAGGTGGATCGGGTATTAATCGATGACGGCTGGTTGATTATTACCACATTTAATCCGGTGAGTCTGCTGGGTCTGGGCAAAATCTGCCCGATTCTGCAAAGTCGCCAGCCGTACCGGAGCCGGATGTATACCCAGATGCGGCTGATGGACTGGCTGAGCGTGCTTAATTTTGAGGTTCTGCACCGTTCACGTTTTCAGGTGCTCCCCTGGCGCCGGCGCGGCGGACGTCTGCTGAGCGAACATCTGCCCGCCATCGGCTGCCTGAGCGTGATAGTCGCTCGAAAACGCACCTTTCCGTTAACGCTTAACCCGTTGAAAAGCAAATCGCTGGCGGCCTCCCTGCGCCGTACGGTAGGGGCCGCCAGCCGCAGCAGTTAG
- the ltrA gene encoding group II intron reverse transcriptase/maturase, producing the protein MKAALLDGSYLPQAIRRVELPKPNGGVRVLGIPTVVDRLIQQAIQQHLTPYYEPEFSESSYGFRPGRNAWQAVRQAQAYVQGGRRWVVDMDLEKFFDRVNHDIMMSRLSRKIKDVRLLRLIRRYLEADMVSGKVVTKRREGMPQGSPLSPLLSNLLLTDLDRELERRGHRFCRYADDCNIYVSSRKAGEQAMNSISRYLEKHLRLTVNRDKSAVARPWERKFLGYSLTWHKQAKLKIAASSVSRLKEKIRSLTTGNSSKALKAVIDGLAPVLRGWISYFRLTEVKGILEELDGWVRRKLRCLLWRHWKRPYKRARMLMKGGLSEERAWISATNQRGPWWNAGASHMNQALPKKLFDRAGQLSLLELHRQFQCCK; encoded by the coding sequence GTGAAAGCGGCCCTGCTGGACGGAAGCTACCTGCCGCAGGCGATACGCCGGGTCGAACTGCCCAAGCCTAACGGCGGAGTCAGGGTCCTGGGTATCCCCACGGTGGTGGACCGGCTTATCCAGCAGGCCATCCAGCAACACCTTACCCCCTATTATGAACCTGAGTTCTCCGAATCCAGCTACGGCTTCAGACCGGGCCGCAATGCGTGGCAGGCGGTGCGACAAGCACAAGCCTACGTGCAAGGCGGCCGGCGCTGGGTGGTGGACATGGATCTGGAGAAGTTCTTTGACCGGGTTAACCACGACATCATGATGTCGAGGCTAAGCCGCAAAATCAAAGACGTCAGACTGCTCAGGCTCATCAGGCGTTATCTGGAAGCGGACATGGTCAGCGGCAAAGTGGTGACAAAACGGCGGGAAGGGATGCCGCAAGGCAGCCCGTTATCGCCGTTGCTCTCCAACCTGCTGCTGACCGACCTTGACCGTGAACTGGAGCGCAGGGGCCACCGGTTCTGCCGTTATGCGGATGACTGTAATATCTACGTGAGCAGCCGCAAGGCGGGAGAACAGGCGATGAACTCGATAAGCCGGTATCTGGAAAAGCACCTGCGGTTGACGGTGAACCGAGATAAAAGCGCGGTGGCCAGGCCCTGGGAGCGCAAGTTCCTGGGATATAGCCTGACGTGGCACAAGCAGGCAAAACTGAAGATAGCGGCGAGCAGCGTGTCCAGGCTGAAGGAGAAAATCCGCAGCCTGACGACGGGAAACAGTTCAAAAGCGCTGAAAGCGGTTATCGACGGGCTTGCTCCGGTGCTGCGAGGTTGGATAAGTTACTTCCGGCTGACCGAAGTCAAAGGGATACTGGAAGAACTGGACGGCTGGGTCCGCCGTAAGCTGCGTTGTCTGCTGTGGCGGCATTGGAAAAGGCCATACAAACGGGCAAGGATGCTGATGAAAGGCGGCCTGAGCGAAGAAAGGGCGTGGATATCGGCGACGAACCAGCGCGGACCCTGGTGGAACGCGGGGGCAAGTCATATGAACCAAGCGCTGCCGAAGAAACTCTTCGATCGTGCAGGTCAGTTATCGCTGCTGGAGTTGCACAGGCAGTTCCAGTGTTGTAAATGA
- a CDS encoding aspartate/glutamate racemase family protein, with protein sequence MTSCCIQLINPNTSLSMTERILTAARDVAAPGTDIFAVCPEEGAPSIEGHFDEAIAAIGVLQRIKEGREQGVDGHVIACFGDPGLLAARELASAPVIGIAEAAMHMAMLVATRFTVVTTLPRTLIIARHLLQQYGFERHCARLRAIDLPVLSLEDGSGLARRKVREQCLNAKREDGVGAIVLGCAGMADLALELSAELEMPVIDGVSAAVKLIESLHGMKLSTSKQGDLDFPVQKELSGYFKGLN encoded by the coding sequence ATGACGTCGTGCTGTATACAATTAATCAATCCCAACACCAGCCTTTCCATGACCGAACGGATACTTACGGCGGCCCGTGACGTGGCCGCGCCGGGCACGGACATCTTTGCGGTGTGTCCCGAGGAGGGGGCCCCCTCCATCGAGGGTCACTTTGACGAAGCCATCGCCGCCATTGGCGTGCTGCAGCGGATTAAGGAAGGGCGTGAGCAAGGGGTAGACGGCCATGTTATCGCCTGTTTCGGCGACCCGGGGCTGCTGGCGGCGCGTGAACTGGCATCGGCGCCGGTTATCGGCATCGCCGAAGCGGCGATGCATATGGCGATGCTGGTGGCCACCCGCTTTACGGTGGTGACTACCCTGCCGCGCACCCTGATCATCGCGCGCCATTTGCTGCAGCAATATGGATTTGAGCGGCACTGCGCCAGGCTGCGCGCCATCGATTTGCCGGTGCTGTCCCTGGAGGACGGTTCCGGCCTGGCCCGGCGTAAAGTGCGTGAACAATGCCTGAACGCCAAACGGGAAGACGGCGTGGGGGCCATCGTGCTGGGCTGCGCCGGCATGGCGGATTTAGCCCTGGAACTGTCCGCTGAACTTGAGATGCCGGTGATTGACGGCGTGAGCGCGGCGGTGAAATTGATAGAGTCGCTGCACGGTATGAAATTGTCCACCAGTAAACAGGGGGATCTTGATTTTCCCGTTCAAAAAGAACTTTCCGGGTATTTTAAGGGACTAAACTGA
- a CDS encoding NCS1 family nucleobase:cation symporter-1, whose protein sequence is MPNSNSMTPKTGSIDHSHYSPRLTNDDLAPTRQQNWSWYNIFSFWMSDVHSMGGYVVAASFFTLGLASWQVLICLLCGICIVQICANLVAKPSQMAGVPYAVICRQAFGVFGANIPAVIRGLIAFAWYGIQTFLAANALMLVLLKFFPALTPLTQSRWLGLSSLGWMCFGLMWFLQAMVFWHGMSAIKRFIDFAGPAVYVVMLALAGWILYQTGLSNISFTLSSKSLSNGQQAWQMVTAIALVVSYFSGPLLNFGDFSRYGKSMDEIRRGNRWGLPFNFLLFSIVTVVIVSGTQSLFGQMITDPIETVSRVGSSVAVALGLLTMIIATIGINIVANFVSPAFDFSNCAPQKISFRTGGMIAAIGSVLLTPWNLFQSPELIHYTLDVLGAFIGPLFGILVADFYLIKRGKISVDDLFNATPGGRYWYRNGFNPKAIMALVPAVVIGLAISFTPSLHQVANFSWFIGVFLGGGCYRYLARRERVADTAVHYAGMVSAPKE, encoded by the coding sequence ATGCCAAACAGTAACAGTATGACCCCGAAAACCGGATCCATCGATCACAGCCATTACAGTCCCAGGCTCACAAATGATGATCTCGCTCCTACCCGTCAACAAAACTGGAGCTGGTACAATATATTTTCTTTCTGGATGTCCGATGTGCATAGCATGGGCGGTTACGTGGTGGCGGCCAGCTTCTTCACTCTGGGTCTGGCCAGCTGGCAAGTGTTAATCTGTCTGCTCTGCGGGATTTGCATTGTGCAGATCTGCGCCAATCTGGTGGCGAAACCGAGCCAGATGGCGGGTGTGCCCTATGCGGTTATTTGCCGCCAGGCGTTCGGCGTCTTCGGCGCCAATATCCCGGCGGTCATCCGTGGGCTCATCGCCTTTGCCTGGTACGGCATCCAAACCTTCCTGGCGGCCAACGCCCTGATGCTGGTGCTGTTGAAATTCTTCCCCGCCCTGACGCCGTTGACGCAAAGCCGCTGGCTGGGCCTCTCCTCCCTGGGCTGGATGTGCTTCGGCCTGATGTGGTTTTTACAGGCGATGGTGTTCTGGCACGGCATGTCGGCCATCAAGCGTTTTATCGATTTTGCCGGTCCGGCGGTGTATGTGGTCATGCTGGCCCTGGCCGGTTGGATCCTCTATCAAACCGGTCTGAGCAATATTTCCTTTACTCTCAGCAGCAAGTCGCTGTCCAACGGCCAGCAGGCCTGGCAAATGGTGACCGCCATTGCGTTGGTTGTTTCCTATTTTTCAGGGCCGCTGCTGAATTTCGGCGACTTCTCCCGCTACGGTAAAAGCATGGACGAAATCCGCCGGGGCAACCGCTGGGGGCTGCCGTTCAACTTTTTACTGTTTTCCATCGTGACCGTGGTCATTGTGTCCGGAACCCAGAGCCTGTTCGGGCAAATGATCACCGACCCCATTGAAACCGTCAGCCGGGTCGGCAGCAGCGTGGCGGTGGCCCTGGGCCTGCTCACCATGATCATCGCCACCATCGGTATCAATATCGTGGCCAATTTTGTCTCGCCGGCCTTCGACTTTTCCAACTGCGCCCCGCAAAAAATCAGCTTTCGCACCGGCGGCATGATAGCGGCCATAGGTTCGGTGCTGTTGACGCCCTGGAATCTGTTCCAGTCCCCGGAATTGATTCACTACACCCTGGATGTGCTGGGGGCTTTTATCGGTCCGCTGTTCGGTATCCTGGTGGCGGATTTTTATCTTATCAAGCGAGGTAAAATCTCGGTGGACGACCTGTTTAACGCCACGCCCGGCGGGCGCTACTGGTATCGGAACGGATTTAATCCGAAAGCGATAATGGCATTGGTGCCGGCGGTGGTTATCGGCCTGGCCATCAGCTTCACGCCGAGCCTGCATCAGGTGGCGAATTTCAGCTGGTTTATCGGCGTATTCCTGGGGGGCGGCTGCTACCGCTACCTGGCCCGCCGCGAACGGGTCGCCGACACCGCCGTGCATTACGCAGGCATGGTTTCAGCGCCGAAGGAGTAG
- a CDS encoding gamma-glutamyltransferase family protein: MNHSNIAPMGMAVTPHHLASESALSILRAGGNAIDAMVAAAATISVVYPHMTGLGGDGFWLIVPPQGDPVAIDAGGPAGSLAAMSLYDGLEAIPHRGPKSALTVAGTVAGWAEALTLSREMGNPSLPLSQLLGDAIRYAADGMPVSLSQARASAEKFDELAKQASFARQFLPQGKPPDAGSRLIQPQLADTLTRLTVEGLNSFYRGPLAADMAQEMALLGMPVTADDLAAFHARLSIPLRLSHSMGELFNLAPPTQGLVSLMILGLTDRLPWANESESHCIHAIVEATKLAFATRDNCITDPGHMTLDAQSLLAAPVLDRLSERINSGQAAPWGSVLSPGDTVWMGIIDSSGLAVSFIQSLYHEFGSGVLLPKSGVLWQNRGASFSLDPAHLRALAPGKYPFHTLNPAAAKLHDGRTMIYGSMGGDGQPQTQAALFTRHVMQGMPLQRAISAPRWLLGRTWGQATDTLKLEGRFSAATVASLRALGHQVEMLPEFSEAVGHAGAVIRHNNGMLEGAFDPRSNGSAAGF, encoded by the coding sequence ATGAACCACAGTAATATCGCGCCGATGGGAATGGCGGTGACGCCCCATCATCTGGCCAGTGAAAGCGCCCTTTCCATTCTGCGCGCCGGCGGTAACGCCATCGACGCCATGGTTGCCGCAGCCGCCACCATCTCGGTGGTCTACCCGCATATGACCGGGCTTGGCGGCGATGGTTTTTGGCTGATCGTGCCACCGCAGGGGGATCCCGTTGCTATCGACGCCGGCGGACCGGCGGGTTCCCTTGCCGCCATGTCACTGTATGACGGGCTGGAGGCTATCCCCCATCGCGGCCCGAAATCGGCCCTGACCGTTGCCGGGACGGTGGCGGGATGGGCGGAGGCGCTGACGCTGTCCCGGGAAATGGGCAATCCGTCGCTGCCGCTTTCGCAACTGCTGGGGGATGCCATTCGTTATGCCGCCGACGGTATGCCGGTGTCATTATCCCAAGCACGGGCATCCGCGGAAAAATTCGATGAGCTGGCGAAGCAGGCAAGCTTTGCCCGGCAGTTTCTGCCTCAAGGCAAGCCCCCCGACGCCGGCAGCCGGCTTATTCAGCCGCAATTGGCGGATACCCTCACCCGCCTGACGGTGGAAGGACTGAACAGCTTTTATCGCGGACCGCTGGCGGCTGATATGGCCCAAGAGATGGCCCTGCTGGGCATGCCCGTCACCGCCGACGATTTAGCGGCGTTTCATGCCCGGCTAAGCATCCCGCTGCGTTTGTCGCACAGCATGGGAGAACTGTTTAATCTGGCGCCCCCCACCCAGGGTTTGGTATCCCTGATGATCCTGGGGCTGACGGATCGTCTCCCCTGGGCCAATGAGTCGGAAAGCCACTGCATTCACGCCATTGTCGAGGCCACCAAACTGGCTTTTGCCACGCGGGACAACTGTATAACCGATCCGGGCCATATGACGCTGGATGCCCAAAGCCTGCTGGCGGCGCCGGTGCTGGACAGGCTGTCGGAACGGATAAACAGCGGGCAGGCGGCCCCCTGGGGCAGTGTCCTGTCGCCGGGGGATACGGTTTGGATGGGCATCATTGACAGCAGCGGGCTGGCGGTATCCTTTATCCAAAGCCTTTACCATGAGTTCGGCAGCGGCGTGCTGCTGCCGAAAAGCGGCGTACTGTGGCAAAACCGCGGCGCGTCCTTCAGCCTGGACCCGGCGCATTTGCGGGCCCTGGCCCCTGGCAAATATCCTTTTCATACCCTGAATCCCGCCGCGGCGAAGCTTCATGACGGACGAACGATGATTTACGGTTCCATGGGCGGCGACGGCCAGCCGCAAACCCAGGCGGCGCTGTTTACCCGCCATGTAATGCAAGGAATGCCGCTGCAGCGGGCCATCAGCGCGCCGCGCTGGCTGCTGGGGCGCACCTGGGGACAGGCCACGGATACGCTGAAACTGGAGGGGCGTTTCTCCGCCGCGACGGTGGCGTCCTTGCGCGCCCTTGGCCACCAGGTGGAGATGCTGCCGGAATTCAGCGAAGCGGTAGGCCACGCGGGAGCGGTTATCCGCCATAACAACGGCATGCTGGAAGGGGCGTTTGATCCCCGCAGCAACGGCAGCGCCGCCGGTTTTTGA
- the hpxZ gene encoding oxalurate catabolism protein HpxZ translates to MKSEFIDRPAILAEVNAAFYRYEQALITNDVAVLDELFWHDPRTIRYGAGENLYGIEAIQAFRATRPANGLDRVLQNTVITTFGDDMAVANTEFTRPSTDRIGRQTQTWVKLACGWRIVAAHISLMG, encoded by the coding sequence ATGAAAAGTGAATTTATCGATCGCCCCGCGATACTGGCGGAAGTCAACGCCGCCTTTTACCGCTACGAACAGGCGCTTATCACCAACGATGTCGCCGTACTGGATGAATTGTTCTGGCACGACCCGCGCACTATCCGCTACGGCGCCGGCGAAAATCTTTACGGTATCGAGGCTATCCAGGCCTTTCGGGCAACGCGGCCGGCCAACGGGCTGGACCGGGTATTGCAAAATACCGTCATCACCACGTTTGGCGACGATATGGCGGTGGCAAATACCGAATTTACCCGCCCAAGCACCGACCGTATCGGCCGACAAACCCAGACCTGGGTAAAACTGGCCTGCGGCTGGCGCATTGTCGCCGCTCATATCAGCCTGATGGGATAA
- the gloB gene encoding hydroxyacylglutathione hydrolase, whose protein sequence is MNLISIPAFQDNYIWLLYNNQQESIIVDPGEAAPAVAALTERRLTLKGILLTHHHQDHVGGVADLVARYHVPVYGPQETASKGADHIVGEGDRVNLLDLDFQILAFPGHTLGHIGFYSAPYLFCGDTVFSAGCGRLFEGTPRQMYESFQKVKRLPPDTLICAAHEYTLANLAFARSILPEDEPIAAYEREIRQLRSKNQASLPSTLQIEEKINLFLRCHDIDLQRKLDPHHTLDEEWRIFALLREKKDHF, encoded by the coding sequence ATGAATCTTATCAGTATTCCCGCGTTCCAGGATAATTACATTTGGCTTTTGTATAATAACCAGCAGGAAAGCATCATTGTCGACCCCGGCGAAGCCGCACCGGCGGTGGCTGCCCTCACTGAACGCCGGCTTACCCTTAAAGGAATATTATTAACCCATCATCATCAGGATCACGTAGGCGGCGTGGCCGATCTGGTCGCCCGCTATCACGTCCCGGTATACGGCCCGCAGGAAACAGCCAGTAAGGGTGCCGACCATATCGTCGGCGAGGGAGACCGGGTAAATCTGCTGGATCTGGACTTTCAGATACTGGCTTTCCCGGGCCACACGCTAGGACATATCGGATTTTACAGCGCCCCGTACCTGTTTTGCGGCGACACGGTCTTTTCCGCCGGTTGCGGCCGTCTTTTTGAAGGCACTCCCCGGCAAATGTATGAGTCATTTCAGAAAGTTAAGCGACTTCCGCCGGATACGCTCATCTGCGCCGCCCATGAGTATACCCTGGCTAATCTTGCCTTTGCCCGTTCGATTCTTCCCGAAGATGAGCCGATCGCCGCTTATGAACGTGAAATTAGGCAGTTACGGTCAAAAAACCAAGCAAGCTTGCCCTCCACACTGCAAATTGAGGAAAAAATTAACCTTTTCTTACGTTGTCATGACATTGATTTACAAAGGAAGTTAGACCCACATCACACCCTGGATGAAGAATGGCGTATTTTTGCGTTATTACGTGAGAAGAAGGATCATTTCTAA
- the puuE gene encoding allantoinase PuuE: MTETTEKKSFSFNKNYPRDLIGYAGKPPDAAWPGNARIAVQFVLNYEEGSENSVLHGDTGSEQFLSDIIGAASYSERHMSMESLYEYGSRAGFWRIHQEFQRRGLPLTLFGVAMALARNPPVVEAVKQAKYDVVSHGWRWLHYQGMDAKTERQHMHQAVDALTDLFGKIPLGWYTGRDSPNTRRLVVEHGGFLYDSDYFGDDLPFWTQVACTDGSVKPHLIIPYTLETNDMRFATPQGFNSGDQFYSYLKDSFDVLYDEGETSPKMMSVGMHCRILGRPGRFRALQRFLDYIQQHERVWVCRRQDIAEHWISHHPFKPPRPEHE, encoded by the coding sequence ATGACTGAAACCACCGAAAAGAAGAGCTTTTCCTTCAATAAGAACTATCCTCGCGATCTTATCGGTTATGCCGGGAAACCGCCTGATGCCGCTTGGCCCGGCAACGCCCGCATTGCCGTCCAGTTTGTCCTGAATTATGAAGAGGGTTCGGAAAACAGCGTACTGCACGGCGATACCGGCTCCGAGCAGTTTCTCTCCGACATCATCGGCGCAGCCAGCTATTCGGAGCGCCATATGTCTATGGAATCATTGTATGAGTATGGTTCCCGTGCCGGCTTTTGGCGTATTCATCAGGAATTTCAGCGCCGCGGCCTGCCGCTGACCCTCTTTGGCGTGGCGATGGCCCTGGCTCGCAATCCGCCGGTGGTGGAGGCCGTCAAACAGGCGAAATACGATGTGGTGAGCCACGGCTGGCGCTGGCTGCACTATCAGGGTATGGACGCCAAAACCGAACGCCAGCATATGCATCAGGCGGTGGACGCGCTGACCGATCTATTTGGCAAGATCCCCCTGGGATGGTACACCGGTCGCGATAGCCCCAATACCCGGCGGCTGGTGGTGGAGCACGGCGGGTTTCTCTATGACAGTGATTATTTCGGCGACGACCTGCCTTTCTGGACTCAGGTAGCCTGCACGGACGGATCCGTTAAGCCGCATCTTATCATTCCCTACACCCTGGAAACGAATGATATGCGTTTTGCTACGCCCCAGGGGTTCAACAGCGGCGATCAGTTCTATTCCTATCTCAAGGACAGCTTTGACGTTTTGTACGACGAAGGGGAGACCTCGCCGAAAATGATGTCGGTGGGCATGCACTGCCGCATCCTCGGGCGGCCAGGACGCTTTCGGGCGCTGCAGCGGTTTCTGGATTACATCCAGCAGCATGAGCGGGTATGGGTTTGCCGCCGGCAGGATATCGCCGAGCATTGGATTTCCCATCACCCTTTTAAGCCGCCGCGGCCGGAGCATGAATAA
- a CDS encoding chloride channel protein codes for MSLTPHPGNASAGMLAFIIILTGVGAGVAGMFLALLLHTVQHMAYGYSLDSIISPESFLTGVSASSPQRRVAVLCLCGLVAGIGWWLVYRYGRKLVSIKQAISAGAPLMPPAATLSHILLQIVTVALGSPLGREVAPREAGALLGGWLSHYARLSHEQRRLVVACGAGAGLAAVYNVPLGGGVFVLEVLLQTFNWQTAIAALASSAIAASVAWLGLGAEPSYIVDHFPLTLPLIPWAVVTGPLFGLAAYGFVRLTAAARKRVVRNNQLPVLSFVNFAIIGVLAVWLPALLGNGKSAAQLGFASEVTMSAAAVLLVIKVAITASSIRVGAEGGLLTPGLSNGALLAVVLGGLWSLIWPGVPVGAYAVIGAAAFLGASMSMPLTAIVLITEFTRIDHDFLVPIILGVAGSVCACRLCGKWLGRS; via the coding sequence ATGTCCCTAACACCTCATCCCGGCAACGCGTCGGCGGGTATGTTGGCCTTTATCATCATACTGACCGGCGTCGGCGCCGGTGTAGCGGGCATGTTCCTTGCGCTGCTGCTGCATACCGTCCAGCATATGGCTTATGGCTATAGCCTAGACAGCATTATCAGTCCGGAGAGTTTTCTGACCGGCGTCAGCGCGTCTTCCCCACAGCGCCGGGTCGCTGTTCTATGCCTGTGCGGCCTGGTGGCCGGCATCGGCTGGTGGCTGGTGTATCGCTATGGCCGCAAGCTGGTGAGCATCAAGCAGGCCATCAGCGCCGGGGCGCCGCTGATGCCGCCGGCCGCCACGCTGTCGCATATTCTCCTGCAGATCGTTACCGTTGCATTGGGCTCGCCCCTGGGACGGGAGGTGGCGCCACGGGAGGCAGGAGCCTTGCTGGGCGGCTGGCTATCCCATTACGCCCGCCTGAGCCATGAACAGCGGCGCCTGGTGGTGGCCTGCGGCGCGGGGGCCGGTCTGGCGGCGGTGTACAACGTGCCGCTGGGGGGCGGGGTGTTTGTATTGGAAGTTTTATTGCAAACGTTCAACTGGCAGACCGCCATTGCTGCTCTGGCTTCTTCCGCTATCGCCGCGTCCGTTGCCTGGCTGGGACTGGGCGCCGAACCGTCGTATATAGTAGACCATTTCCCGCTGACCCTGCCCCTTATCCCCTGGGCGGTGGTCACTGGGCCGCTGTTCGGGCTGGCGGCCTACGGTTTTGTCCGCTTGACCGCGGCGGCCCGCAAACGCGTGGTCCGCAATAACCAGCTGCCGGTGCTGTCGTTTGTGAATTTTGCCATCATTGGCGTATTGGCCGTCTGGTTGCCGGCGCTGCTGGGAAACGGCAAAAGCGCGGCACAGCTGGGATTTGCCAGCGAGGTGACCATGAGCGCGGCGGCGGTGCTTTTGGTCATTAAGGTAGCTATTACCGCCAGCAGCATCCGGGTCGGTGCCGAGGGCGGATTGTTAACCCCCGGACTCTCCAATGGGGCTCTGCTGGCGGTGGTGCTGGGTGGCCTGTGGAGCTTGATATGGCCCGGCGTGCCGGTCGGCGCCTATGCCGTTATCGGCGCCGCCGCGTTCCTTGGCGCCTCCATGAGCATGCCGCTGACGGCCATTGTGCTTATCACCGAATTCACCCGCATCGACCATGATTTTCTGGTGCCGATTATTCTGGGCGTGGCGGGCTCGGTATGCGCCTGCCGGCTATGCGGCAAATGGCTGGGCAGGTCCTGA
- the dnaQ gene encoding DNA polymerase III subunit epsilon, with translation MSATGTGITRQIVLDTETTGMNKLGVHYEGHRIIEIGAVEVINRRLTGRHFHVYLKPDRLVDPEAYNIHGISDEFLADKPTFADVADEFMEFIRGGELVIHNAPFDIGFMDYEFGKLNRGIGKTETFCTVTDSLVLARKLFPGKRNSLDALCDRYLIDNSKRTLHGALLDSEILADVYLAMTGGQTAMRFSMEGESGRTNADGGEHIQRVQRSQSALRVIYASEEELAAHEHRLDLVKKKGGSCLWRPEEESQTH, from the coding sequence ATGAGCGCTACGGGCACTGGAATTACGCGGCAGATTGTTCTTGATACCGAAACCACCGGTATGAACAAGCTGGGGGTACATTACGAAGGCCATCGCATTATTGAAATCGGCGCGGTTGAAGTGATTAACCGCCGCCTGACCGGCCGGCATTTTCACGTTTATCTGAAACCGGATCGGCTGGTTGACCCCGAGGCCTATAACATCCACGGTATCAGCGATGAGTTTCTGGCGGATAAACCCACGTTCGCCGACGTCGCCGATGAGTTTATGGAGTTCATCCGGGGCGGTGAGCTGGTTATCCATAATGCGCCGTTCGATATCGGCTTTATGGATTACGAGTTCGGCAAGCTCAATCGCGGTATCGGCAAGACTGAAACCTTTTGTACGGTCACCGACAGCCTGGTGCTGGCCCGAAAGCTTTTCCCCGGCAAACGGAACAGCCTCGATGCGCTGTGCGATCGCTATCTCATAGACAACTCCAAGCGCACGCTGCACGGCGCGCTGCTGGACTCCGAAATTTTGGCGGATGTCTATCTGGCCATGACCGGCGGCCAAACCGCGATGCGTTTTTCCATGGAAGGGGAGAGCGGGCGGACCAATGCGGACGGCGGCGAGCATATCCAGCGCGTGCAGCGCTCCCAGTCGGCGCTGCGGGTGATATATGCCAGCGAGGAGGAATTGGCCGCCCATGAGCATCGCCTGGATCTGGTGAAAAAGAAAGGCGGCAGCTGCCTGTGGCGCCCGGAGGAAGAGTCCCAAACCCATTAG